The genomic window TACCTCTCACATATCATATAGTTTCTTGCCTCAACTGTATCACTATGTAAAAGCTGTCCTTTTTCTACGACATACTTAATTGTTTTATCAAAAGCCATAATCAAAGACTTATCTATATCTTTATAGGCCATTTTCCTAACCACATCTACTCCTGGGAAATCTCTTAACGGTTCAATATAATCAGCAATAAAAATTATTTTTTCTAGCATACTCATCTTTCTTCTACCAGTAGTGTGATAAGTAATTGAATTTAATATATCTTCATCTTCAATTCCTATAATGTTTTTAGCTACATAAGCCCCCGCTGCTCCATGAAGAAGACTTGAATTTTTAAAACATACTTTAGTAATATCATAACCATACTCTCCAGCAACACTCAGCATTCTATCTCTTTGCAAATACTTTGCACAATCATGGACAAGTCCTGCAATTTTAGCCTTTTCTATATCTTCTCCATAAATATCGGCTAATTTTACAGCTGTCTCCATAACACTTATACTGTGTTTAAATCTACTTTCCTTTAAATTCTCCTTTAAGTATTGAATTATCTTATCCTCTGTCCACATATGTAAATCCCCCTCATTCTTTATACCATTTATATAAGGCACATTCAAATAAATAACTCTACCCTTTTTATTTTAATCTTTAATATTATTTATACAAGTCTATATTTTGTAGTAAATCATTTAATTTTTCTGGTATAAGATAATTTACATTTTCACCATTTTTTATCTTTTTCCTTATAAGAGTAGATGAAATTTCTAATATAGGTATATCTAAGAGAATAATTTCTTTATTATATTTATTTTCTATATTAATTTTCTGATTATATATTTCCTCTTTTTTATAACCTGCTCTATTGAAAACAACAAATTTACACTCTTCTAAAATTCCAGATACATTCTTCCATGAATCTATTTGCATTAAACAATCCATTCCTGTTATAAAATACCACTCTGTACTAGGTTCTAAAGAGTTAAAATGTTTTAAAGTTTCATAAGTATAACTTAAATCTTTTTTGTATACTTCATAACTACTTACTTTAAATTTTTTCTCATCACTAATAACTTCTTTAATTAATTCAACTCTTTTTTCTCCATCAGTTATTATTTTTTTTGTCTTATGTGGAGGATTACCTGCGGGAACAAAAATAATTTGATCCAATCCCAATT from Clostridium sp. MB40-C1 includes these protein-coding regions:
- the nadD gene encoding nicotinate-nucleotide adenylyltransferase, translated to MKKGIFGGTFDPIHNGHLHVAYEALYKLGLDQIIFVPAGNPPHKTKKIITDGEKRVELIKEVISDEKKFKVSSYEVYKKDLSYTYETLKHFNSLEPSTEWYFITGMDCLMQIDSWKNVSGILEECKFVVFNRAGYKKEEIYNQKINIENKYNKEIILLDIPILEISSTLIRKKIKNGENVNYLIPEKLNDLLQNIDLYK
- the yqeK gene encoding bis(5'-nucleosyl)-tetraphosphatase (symmetrical) YqeK; the protein is MWTEDKIIQYLKENLKESRFKHSISVMETAVKLADIYGEDIEKAKIAGLVHDCAKYLQRDRMLSVAGEYGYDITKVCFKNSSLLHGAAGAYVAKNIIGIEDEDILNSITYHTTGRRKMSMLEKIIFIADYIEPLRDFPGVDVVRKMAYKDIDKSLIMAFDKTIKYVVEKGQLLHSDTVEARNYMICERYAEEI